One Helicoverpa zea isolate HzStark_Cry1AcR chromosome 11, ilHelZeax1.1, whole genome shotgun sequence genomic window carries:
- the LOC124634663 gene encoding uncharacterized protein LOC124634663 has translation MSITAKSRPPRKNYNQLSSNEKLDNRQTDDVHIEEAEAESDASSTDLDERDTGGVCPPCAHDRYNNNVRRHAHDDFSDDTDYDEALTCNVCDRSFPTRRQLGDHQQKKRHFGCSACDSLFPSLMALEHHKEEFQHWSDSSYCSHSDSEDSDLETCHEDKHRLL, from the exons ATGTCGATTACTGCAA AATCGAGACCTCCGCGAAAGAATTACAATCAGTTGTCCTCGAACGAGAAGCTcgataacagacagacagatgaTGTTCACATTGAGGAAGCAGAAGCCGAGTCAGATGCCAGTAGCACCGATTTGGATGAACGTGACACCGGCGGAGTATGCCCACCGTGTGCGCACGACCGATATAATAACAACGTTCGTCGACATGCACATGATGACTTCAGCGATGATACAGATTATG ACGAAGCTCTCACTTGCAACGTGTGCGACCGGTCGTTTCCAACGCGTCGTCAACTCGGCGATCATCAACAGAAGAAACGACATTTTGG ATGCAGCGCGTGTGACAGCCTGTTTCCCTCGCTGATGGCACTAGAGCACCACAAAGAGGAGTTCCAGCACTGGAGCGACTCCTCGTACTGCTCGCACTCAGACTCTGAGGACAGTGACCTCGAGACGTGCCACGAGGACAAGCATCGACTACTCTAA
- the LOC124634375 gene encoding protein transport protein sft2 codes for MANLKTDLDQYLLKNESRRSYNFSLPSFSTPSFMQRSTDESPSTNSTASWFENVQKEYFTLSRTQRFMGFGICLFFGVLCFILSFLYIPILLLQARKFALLFTLGSMFFIISFSFLYGPWNHLKSMFSKERALTTSLYMLTLIATLYCALHLQSTPWTIVCAVLQVVALLWMMMGSIPGGSSGMRFFGSMFKSSVSNTLPI; via the exons ATGGCGAACTTGAAGACAGACTTGGATCAATATTTACTGAAAAATGAAAGTCGTCGAAGTTACAACTTCAGTTTACCTTCATTCTCTACTCCTAGTTTTATGCAAAGAAGTACGGATGAGAGCCCTAGCACCAATAGTACCGCATCATGGTTCGAAAATGTACAGAAAGAGTACTTCACTTTG AGCCGGACACAAAGGTTTATGGGCTTTGGTATATGTTTATTCTTTGGAGTACTATGTTTTATCCTGTCATTCCTCTACATACCCATACTGCTGCTCCAAGCCAGGAAGTTTGCACTGCTATTCACATTAGGAAGCATGTTTTTTATAATCAG TTTCAGTTTCCTGTATGGCCCATGGAACCACTTGAAGTCCATGTTCAGTAAAGAGCGAGCACTCACAACCTCTTTGTACATGCTGACGCTCATAGCCACGTTGTACTGTGCACTGCACTTGCAGAGCACGCCATGGACGATTGTATGTGCCGTCTTACAAGTAGTAGCACTTCTATGGATGATGATGGGATCCATACCCGGCGGATCATCGGGCATGCGGTTCTTCGGCAGCATGTTCAAGTCTTCTGTATCAAATACATTACCAATATAA